The Syngnathus acus chromosome 3, fSynAcu1.2, whole genome shotgun sequence genome includes a window with the following:
- the chst1 gene encoding carbohydrate sulfotransferase 1 codes for MQCSWKAVILLALASIAIQYTAIRTLTSKPFQLCTLPSPQNCGLGDQEIEPPFERGAGGCEDYPFFYINASRKTHILVLATTRSGSSFVGQLLNQHQEVFYLFEPLYHVQTTLIPRLSHSHNTADRRVMLGASRDLLRSLYGCDLYFLESYIKPTPTNHTTDKLFRRGASRALCQQPVCDAFGPSDVNVEEGDCVKKCALLNMTLATEACREKRHVAIKVVRVPEIGDLRALLEDPRLNIKVIQLVRDPRGILSSRIETFRDTYRLWRIWRATGRKPYNLDLSQLTVVCEDYRSSVSTGLGHPYWLKGKYMLVRYEDLAKNPLHKTKEIYDYLGLPMDKNVEDWIHANTRGSNEPSAKHKFGTVRDSAANAESWRLKLSFDMVEYTQTVCQKVLHQLGYKTVRSVEELKNMSNSLVQDKTFVPFL; via the coding sequence ATGCAATGTTCCTGGAAGGCAGTGATCCTGCTGGCCTTGGCCTCTATCGCCATCCAGTACACGGCCATCCGTACACTCACTTCCAAGCCTTTCCAGTTGTGCACGTTGCCCAGCCCACAGAACTGCGGTCTGGGAGATCAGGAGATCGAACCTCCCTTTGAACGGGGCGCAGGAGGCTGTGAAGATTACCCTTTCTTTTACATCAATGCATCACGCAAAACCCACATCCTGGTTTTGGCCACCACCCGTAGTGGCTCCTCCTTTGTCGGCCAACTTCTCAACCAGCACCAAGAGgttttttacttgtttgaaCCTCTTTATCATGTCCAGACCACACTCATCCCTCGTCTGTCCCACAGCCACAACACAGCAGACCGCCGCGTGATGCTGGGGGCTAGCCGAGACCTCTTGAGAAGCCTATATGGTTGTGATCTATATTTCCTCGAGAGCTACATCAAACCGACTCCGACGAACCACACAACCGACAAACTTTTCCGCCGCGGCGCGAGCCGAGCGTTGTGCCAACAACCTGTATGCGATGCCTTCGGCCCATCTGATGTTAACGTGGAAGAGGGGGACTGCGTTAAGAAATGTGCACTTCTCAACATGACCTTGGCGACCGAAGCATGTCGGGAGAAACGACATGTGGCTATCAAGGTTGTCCGTGTGCCAGAGATTGGGGATTTGCGCGCCCTCTTGGAGGACCCCAGACTGAATATCAAAGTGATCCAACTTGTCAGAGACCCTCGTGGTATTCTATCATCCCGGATTGAGACGTTCAGGGATACATACCGGCTGTGGCGCATATGGAGGGCCACGGGGCGGAAGCCCTATAATCTTGACTTGAGTCAGCTCACTGTCGTCTGTGAAGACTACCGAAGTTCTGTCTCAACCGGTCTCGGCCATCCATATTGGTTGAAGGGGAAATATATGTTAGTTCGCTATGAGGATTTGGCCAAAAATCCACTTCACAAGACAAAGGAGATCTATGACTATCTGGGGCTGCCCATGGATAAAAATGTGGAAGACTGGATACATGCAAACACTCGCGGCAGCAATGAGCCATCAGCGAAACACAAATTTGGTACAGTACGAGACTCCGCTGCTAATGCTGAGAGTTGGCGCTTGAAACTCTCTTTTGACATGGTAGAATACACTCAGACAGTGTGTCAAAAGGTTCTCCACCAACTCGGATACAAGACGGTGAGATCGGTCGAGGAACTGAAAAATATGTCCAACTCACTGGTGCAAGATAAAACTTTTGTCCCCTTTTTGTAA